The segment TTTCCTCGGCGCCGAGAATGGCGGCCGGATCGACGGTTTCGACAAAGCCGTCGGCGCGGCGTCGCTGCGTGCCATGGGCACCGGCAACCGGCAGATGGAGCGGCGCCAGGAAATTGTCGATATCGGCGATTTCGCGGCCGGTGATGACGGCAAAGGCGCTGTCGAGTTCACGCATGGCGCGTTCGAGCTGGGTGGTCAGCGTATCGTCGACGCGCACGCCATCGGGCGTTTCGGCGATTTCCACAAGCGTGCCATCGAAGTCGGTGAAGATGGCCAGCTGCGGCACAGCGGCATGATGGCTTGCGTCGATCTGTGACATGGCGGGGCCTTCTCTCGGATTGGGAGTCAGGTCAGCAACGTCTCAGATCGGGTTTGGTTCGCCCGCACATGGCTGGCATGCGGGGCGGGGTATTATGAACGACACATTAATCGGGCATTGATGGCGGGTGACTTCAGCCTGAAAACGAGACGAGATGCCTGCCTTCAGCAAGATCGCCCAGCTCGTCCTCGCAGCCCTGCTGCTGAGTTGCCTGACCTTTGCGGCGAGCTTTGCCGAAGTGCCGCGCAGCGAGTTTGCGCCCGTGGTCAGCCGGGCTGAATAGCTCGATCGCTGATCGTCACAGCTTCCGTGAAATGATGTTCTTCCAGATTATTGCCGTCGCCGCCACGGTCGACGACGATGAAATCGGCCTCGACCTCGAGCGGGGTCAGCACGCCATGCCAGGTGTTGATGGCGATATTGACGCCCTGACCCGGTGACGGGCGGAAGGCGCGAAGGCGGGTCGGCGTGCCATGGTCATCCTCGGCGGTGATGACCAGCCAGGGATTTTGCGACAGCGGATAGAAGGCCTGGCTGCCAAGGGGGTGGCGTTCAACAAGCTTGAGCGCCAGGGGCAGGCTATAGGGCTGGCCGCGGAACA is part of the uncultured Devosia sp. genome and harbors:
- a CDS encoding ureidoglycolate lyase translates to MQTITIEPLTAEAFSPFGQVIEMAGAHHYPINAGMTERYHDLARIELAGANARPLISLFRGQPYSLPLALKLVERHPLGSQAFYPLSQNPWLVITAEDDHGTPTRLRAFRPSPGQGVNIAINTWHGVLTPLEVEADFIVVDRGGDGNNLEEHHFTEAVTISDRAIQPG